A part of Antechinus flavipes isolate AdamAnt ecotype Samford, QLD, Australia chromosome 6, AdamAnt_v2, whole genome shotgun sequence genomic DNA contains:
- the SMTNL1 gene encoding smoothelin-like protein 1 produces the protein MEKENGKPLQDGTTEEDLAKDLEQKMSDQKEENGKGEAQSKVKIENDEKAKSDPKKEADEKEETKSVPQGEADGGKETESNLKKEADGKEDAKSELKEEANEKEEAKSETKEEADEKGEARSEAKKEAEGKEEAKSEAKKEAEGKEEAKSEAKKEAEGKEEAKSETKKEAEGKEEAKSETKKEAEGKEEAKSETKKEADRKVKCDSIEEATKESEKENKETSCSELETETISDTQITQEEGDTEGAEKEQGEGSGAIPSSPEWPESPTGEGEHFSPDSIGPESPTTSESSLSDVPQSPTGPPPSEEKKKEKPSEHRVSAPARPRGPRAQNRKAIMDKFGGAATGPAPLFRNAKAAGAAVGSVRNMLLEWCRAMTRNYEHVDIQNFSSSWSSGMAFCALIHKFFPDAFDYTTLDPKKRRENFTLAFSTAENLADCAQLLEVDDMVRLSVPDSKCVYTYIQELYRSLVQKGLVKTKKK, from the exons atggaaaaagaaaatgggaagccCCTTCAGGATGGGACCACGGAGGAAGACTTAGCCAAAGACTTGGAGCAGAAGATGTCTGaccagaaggaagaaaatggaaaaggggagGCCCAGTCTAAAGTCAAGATAGAGAATGATGAGAAAGCCAAATCCGATCCCAAAAAAGAGGCTGATGAAAAAGAGGAGACTAAATCTGTACCCCAAGGAGAGgcagatgggggaaaggaaactGAATCTAACTTGAAAAAAGAGGCTGATGGGAAAGAGGATGCCAAGTCCGAACTCAAAGAAGAGGCCAATGAGAAAGAGGAGGCCAAGTCTGAAACCAAAGAAGAGGCTGATGAGAAAGGGGAGGCCAGGTCTGAAGCCAAAAAAGAGgctgaagggaaagaggaggctAAGTCTGAAGCCAAAAAAGAGgctgaagggaaagaggaggctAAGTCTGAAGCCAAAAAAGAGgctgaagggaaagaggaggctAAGTCTGAAACCAAAAAAGAGgctgaagggaaagaggaggctAAGTCTGAAACCAAAAAAGAGgctgaagggaaagaggaggctAAGTCTGAAACCAAAAAAGAGGCTGACAGAAAAGTGAAATGTGACTCAATAGAGGAGGCAACAAAGGAGTCtgagaaagagaataaggagACTTCCTGCTCAGAATTGGAGACAGAAACCATTTCTGACACTCAGATTACCCAG GAGGAAGGTGATACTGAGGGAGCTGAGAAGGAGCAGGGAGAAGGCTCAGGAGCAATTCCTAGCTCACCAGAATGGCCGGAGAGCCCCACTGGAGAGGGTGAGCACTTCAGCCCAG actcTATTGGTCCAGAGAGCCCAACAACCAG TGAGTCCTCCCTCAGCGACGTGCCCCAGAGTCCCACGGGCCCCCCACCCtctgaggagaagaagaaggagaagccATCGGAACATAGAGTTTCCGCTCCAGCTCGACCCCGGGGACCCAGGGCTCAGAACCGAAAGGCCATCATGGACAAATTTGGAGG AGCAGCCACGGGTCCTGCCCCCCTTTTCCGGAACGCCAAGGCAGCCGGGGCAGCTGTGGGCAGCGTCAGGAACATGCTGCTTGAGTGGTGTCGGGCTATGACCAGAAACTATGAG CACGTGGACATTCAGAACTTCTCCTCCAGCTGGAGCAGTGGAATGGCCTTCTGTGCCCTCATCCACAAATTCTTCCCCGATGCCTTTGACTACACCACCCTTGATCCCAAGAAACGCCGGGAAAACTTCACCCTGGCTTTCTCTACGGCTGA GAACCTGGCTGACTGTGCGCAGCTGCTGGAAGTCGATGACATGGTCCGGCTGAGCGTCCCCGACTCCAAGTGTGTCTACACCTACATCCAGGAGCTGTACCGCAGCCTGGTGCAGAAGGGACTGGTGAAAACTAAGAAGAAATGA
- the UBE2L6 gene encoding ubiquitin/ISG15-conjugating enzyme E2 L6 — protein MTANKRAAKELEALQENLPSYLRDLRSENFNVLIWDAVLLPDREPYNLRAFKFRITFPKDYPLSPPHLKFITKMYHPNVTEDGEMCLPRINENWTIFTKISEVLEDLKLLVNTPNPELPLRVELADLYIQNPEQFMKNAKEFTLQFGEDRTTSQ, from the exons ATGACAGCAAATAAGCGCGCTGCCAAG GAACTGGAAGCGCTTCAGGAAAACCTTCCGAGTTACCTTCGGGACCTGCGCAGTGAAAATTTCAATGTGCTTATATGGGACGCAGTACTCCTCCCG gacCGAGAACCCTACAACCTTCGAGCTTTCAAGTTCAGAATCACCTTTCCCAAGGACTATCCCTTAAGCCCTCCCCATCTGAAATTCATAACCAAGATGTATCACCCCAATGTGACTGAGGATGGAGAGATGTGCCTGCCCAGAATCAATGAGAATTGGACGATCTTTACTAAAATCTCTGAAG TACTGGAGGATCTCAAGTTGCTGGTGAATACGCCAAACCCAGAACTACCGCTCCGGGTAGAGCTTGCTGACTTGTACATCCAGAACCCAGAACAGTTCATGAAGAATGCCAAGGAATTCACTCTCCAGTTTGGGGAAGACAGGACTACCAGCCAATGA